Proteins encoded within one genomic window of Lysinibacillus sphaericus:
- a CDS encoding endospore germination permease, with amino-acid sequence MKSVGSISILHVVFLAMTVIGLKNHVTIMPPLLEVAKRDSWLSVIFTLLIMFPWLFLLVYIHRKSKQEPLKDWLKQKIGKVGSNIVIYTIVIFLIVIAAFTMIETLQWINTTFLPKTPKLILLAIYVTLCILLVTTSLQTIVIVNVFVLLAVVVFGFFVAFTNLQVKDHELLRPFLEHGFQPILSGLIYPASGFSELIIFLLIQHQIKDRLRWHHFAIMLVILAGLTLGPLIGAITEFGPAEAAKQRYPAYEEWGLVTIGRYVEHLDFLSIYQWLTGTFIRVGFILYVVTDLLGMVGDHQRIWKMVALPFFFICLPLILLNEHIFLELKGNYILTATFIFFFLLSIFLMIVAFMSGKKANKSKADYQDTESGDT; translated from the coding sequence ATGAAAAGTGTCGGATCGATTAGTATTTTACATGTTGTCTTCCTAGCAATGACCGTTATTGGCTTAAAAAATCACGTAACAATTATGCCTCCATTATTAGAGGTTGCAAAAAGAGATAGCTGGTTATCCGTTATTTTCACTTTACTAATCATGTTTCCTTGGCTCTTTCTTTTAGTGTATATTCATAGAAAATCAAAACAAGAACCTTTAAAAGATTGGTTAAAACAAAAAATTGGAAAAGTCGGCTCGAATATCGTCATCTATACAATTGTGATTTTTCTTATTGTGATTGCAGCTTTTACAATGATTGAAACGTTACAGTGGATCAATACAACCTTTTTACCTAAAACACCAAAGTTAATTTTACTTGCGATTTATGTCACGCTTTGTATTTTGCTTGTCACAACTAGTTTACAAACAATTGTTATTGTCAATGTGTTCGTTTTATTAGCGGTCGTCGTATTTGGCTTTTTTGTCGCGTTTACCAATTTACAAGTGAAGGACCATGAGTTACTACGTCCTTTTTTAGAGCATGGTTTCCAACCAATTTTATCGGGGCTCATCTACCCCGCTTCCGGCTTTTCAGAATTAATAATATTTTTACTCATCCAACATCAAATTAAAGATCGTCTTCGTTGGCATCACTTTGCCATCATGCTAGTGATTCTAGCAGGGTTAACATTGGGACCTCTTATTGGTGCCATTACAGAATTTGGGCCCGCTGAAGCTGCTAAACAACGTTATCCTGCTTACGAAGAGTGGGGATTAGTAACTATAGGACGTTATGTAGAACATTTAGACTTTCTTTCTATTTATCAATGGCTTACAGGAACATTTATTCGTGTTGGATTTATTTTATACGTTGTAACGGACTTACTAGGCATGGTGGGAGACCACCAACGCATATGGAAAATGGTAGCACTTCCGTTCTTTTTCATATGCCTGCCACTAATATTATTAAATGAGCACATATTTCTAGAACTCAAAGGAAATTATATATTAACAGCTACGTTTATATTCTTTTTCTTACTATCCATTTTTTTAATGATTGTAGCTTTCATGTCAGGAAAAAAAGCAAACAAGTCTAAAGCCGATTACCAAGACACGGAAAGTGGT
- a CDS encoding RsiV family protein codes for MDKKLKDLKKQYEEVPIPKELDFVVENALKQSKKKKKNRTPHWLLGTAAAAMLFTASLNVSPAMARTLSEIPVVGSVVKVLTWTEYEVADDTYEANIKVPSIENLENQKLANTLNEKYRAEGKALYDEFIADVGDIKANGGGHYGVDSGYDIKTDNDQILSIGRYIVNTVGSSSTVMHYDTIDKQNEILITLPMLFKDDSYIRVISDNIKEQMRAQIAASNEEKVYWVKGAGLPDEDLMDDFNAIDAEQQFYISDKGKLVISFDKYEVAPGYMGVVEFEIPTDVLQNSLVSNQYIH; via the coding sequence ATGGATAAAAAATTAAAAGATTTAAAAAAACAATATGAAGAAGTACCAATTCCAAAAGAGCTTGACTTTGTTGTGGAAAATGCATTAAAGCAAAGTAAAAAGAAGAAAAAAAATCGAACGCCACACTGGTTACTAGGAACAGCAGCAGCAGCTATGCTGTTTACCGCTAGCTTAAACGTTAGCCCTGCAATGGCACGTACGCTTTCGGAAATACCTGTTGTCGGAAGTGTTGTAAAAGTACTTACTTGGACTGAATACGAAGTGGCAGATGACACATATGAAGCGAATATTAAAGTTCCTTCTATTGAAAATTTAGAAAATCAAAAGCTTGCCAATACATTAAATGAAAAGTATCGTGCAGAAGGAAAAGCGCTTTACGATGAATTTATTGCAGATGTTGGAGATATAAAGGCGAATGGCGGTGGTCACTATGGTGTAGATAGCGGCTATGACATTAAAACTGATAACGATCAAATTTTATCGATAGGACGTTATATCGTCAATACAGTTGGTTCCTCTTCAACAGTTATGCATTATGATACGATTGATAAACAAAATGAAATTTTAATCACGCTACCAATGTTATTTAAAGATGACAGCTATATTCGTGTCATTAGTGACAATATTAAAGAACAAATGCGTGCACAAATTGCTGCATCGAACGAAGAAAAAGTCTATTGGGTCAAAGGTGCAGGCTTGCCTGATGAGGATTTAATGGATGATTTTAACGCTATTGACGCTGAACAACAATTCTATATTTCGGATAAAGGAAAGCTTGTCATTTCATTCGATAAATATGAAGTAGCACCTGGTTATATGGGCGTAGTAGAATTTGAAATTCCAACAGACGTACTGCAAAACAGTCTGGTAAGCAATCAATATATTCACTAA
- a CDS encoding sigma-70 family RNA polymerase sigma factor, whose translation MKTRNAFQHEEVFVQLIREQKERFYLLAYSYTKNEQDALDIVQDSIQKAMLSLDRLEHVDYMKSWFYKIVVRTAIDFLRKHNRLQVTDDDTLQYLTPAQEDIYEDIDLEHALEELPQMYREVVILHYFEDLKLADVASILDIKLSTAKSRLYKALKLLKIQLQDGKGETAHG comes from the coding sequence ATGAAAACAAGAAATGCATTTCAACATGAAGAGGTGTTTGTCCAGTTAATTCGCGAACAGAAAGAACGATTTTATTTGCTAGCCTATAGCTATACGAAAAATGAGCAGGATGCACTCGATATAGTACAAGACAGCATTCAAAAAGCGATGCTTTCTCTCGATCGATTAGAGCATGTGGATTATATGAAAAGCTGGTTTTACAAAATCGTTGTAAGAACAGCAATAGATTTTTTGCGCAAACACAATCGCTTACAAGTAACAGACGACGACACACTACAATATTTAACACCTGCTCAAGAAGATATTTACGAAGACATCGACCTAGAGCATGCGTTAGAAGAATTACCCCAGATGTACCGTGAAGTAGTGATTTTGCATTACTTTGAGGATTTAAAGCTAGCTGATGTTGCCAGTATATTAGACATCAAGCTGAGCACAGCAAAATCACGCCTATATAAAGCATTAAAACTGTTAAAAATACAACTCCAAGATGGGAAGGGAGAAACCGCACATGGATAA
- a CDS encoding TSUP family transporter, producing MPFDLDLNILLILIIFGFLAAFIDSVVGGGGLISLPALLFVGLPPSAAVATNKLAGTMGSLTSTITFYRSGKLDIRSVYKLFPFVFIGSMVGAWIVHLIDPSVLKPLMLIMLAVVAVYTILKKDWGGISTYNKLTPKRYAAFILIITLIGFYDGFLGPGTGSFLLFAFLIVGFDFLKSAGNAKFLNFGSNIAALLMFIYLGQIHYTYGFAMGLAQIAGAIVGSKFAIKRGSSYVRKLFIVVTILLLLKNTYDYFS from the coding sequence GTGCCTTTTGATTTAGATTTGAATATTTTATTGATTCTTATTATTTTTGGCTTTTTGGCCGCATTCATTGACTCAGTAGTTGGTGGAGGCGGGCTTATTTCATTGCCTGCCCTCTTATTCGTAGGATTACCACCCTCTGCCGCTGTCGCAACCAATAAACTTGCTGGTACAATGGGCTCTCTAACAAGTACCATTACGTTTTACCGCTCTGGAAAATTAGACATCCGATCTGTCTACAAGCTATTTCCATTTGTTTTTATTGGCTCCATGGTCGGGGCATGGATTGTCCATTTAATCGATCCAAGTGTTTTAAAACCGTTAATGTTAATTATGCTAGCCGTTGTAGCCGTTTATACAATATTAAAAAAAGACTGGGGGGGCATTTCTACATATAATAAGCTAACACCTAAACGATATGCTGCTTTCATCCTTATTATTACTTTAATTGGTTTCTATGATGGTTTTTTAGGACCAGGTACAGGCTCATTCTTACTATTTGCTTTTCTAATAGTAGGCTTTGACTTTTTAAAATCAGCGGGCAATGCTAAATTTTTGAATTTTGGCAGTAACATTGCAGCACTTTTAATGTTTATCTACTTAGGGCAGATCCATTATACTTACGGCTTCGCTATGGGGCTTGCGCAAATTGCAGGTGCGATCGTTGGTTCAAAATTTGCTATTAAACGTGGGAGCAGTTATGTACGTAAGCTATTTATTGTCGTCACAATTTTATTACTACTGAAAAATACATACGACTATTTTTCATAA
- a CDS encoding LLM class flavin-dependent oxidoreductase, with product MKLSILDQIPVPKGHSAEQAFLRTEQLALLGEELGFNRMWLAEHHNSASLASSAPEITAAYLAAKTKRLRIGTGGVMMMHYSPYKLAEVFKTLSALAPNRIDFGVGRAPGGDHASIYALAEGRRQHFDEQYDKLDTILKLMNNQKTGESVYDQVVASPTISQLPEAWLLGSSGQSAMQAGQRGVGYSYAQFFTGNMSKDIFDTYKSYFTPSYYMEKPQIIVTYATTVADTLEEAEYLAKPIDITRLQLMKGQIIQAMSPEEAQDYPLTEMDKMMIENNRKANIVGTPKDVAAFLVAEQEQYGFDEVMLNCNQYAQESRLNCYKLLAKELISH from the coding sequence TTGAAGTTAAGTATTTTAGATCAAATTCCTGTACCAAAAGGTCATAGTGCTGAACAGGCATTTTTGCGGACAGAACAATTAGCGCTTTTAGGTGAAGAACTAGGCTTCAATCGTATGTGGTTGGCAGAACATCATAATAGCGCATCACTGGCAAGCTCAGCACCTGAAATAACAGCGGCATATTTAGCTGCGAAAACAAAACGTTTACGTATTGGCACTGGTGGCGTTATGATGATGCATTATTCGCCGTACAAGTTGGCAGAAGTTTTTAAAACATTAAGTGCACTTGCACCAAATCGCATTGACTTTGGTGTTGGCCGTGCACCTGGTGGAGACCATGCATCGATTTATGCACTTGCCGAGGGACGCAGACAGCATTTTGATGAACAATATGATAAACTCGATACTATTTTAAAACTGATGAATAACCAAAAGACTGGCGAATCAGTCTATGATCAAGTCGTTGCATCACCTACTATTAGTCAATTACCAGAAGCGTGGTTGCTTGGCTCAAGCGGTCAAAGTGCCATGCAAGCAGGGCAACGTGGTGTAGGTTATTCGTATGCCCAGTTCTTTACTGGCAATATGTCTAAAGATATTTTTGATACGTATAAATCGTACTTTACACCTTCTTATTATATGGAAAAACCGCAAATTATCGTTACTTATGCGACAACGGTTGCCGATACTTTAGAGGAGGCAGAATACTTAGCGAAACCGATTGATATTACGCGGCTTCAATTGATGAAGGGCCAAATTATCCAAGCGATGTCGCCTGAAGAGGCGCAGGACTATCCATTGACCGAGATGGATAAAATGATGATTGAAAATAATCGTAAAGCCAACATTGTTGGCACACCGAAGGATGTTGCGGCATTTTTAGTAGCTGAGCAGGAGCAATATGGCTTTGATGAAGTAATGCTAAACTGCAATCAATATGCGCAGGAAAGTCGCTTAAATTGTTATAAACTGCTGGCAAAAGAATTGATTTCACACTAA
- the yfkAB gene encoding radical SAM/CxCxxxxC motif protein YfkAB, with protein MTTLQTITPHFDPWEAYLDVEQHGHMTLSNIEFTTTTLCNMRCAHCAVGYTLQNKDPQALPMELITKRLDEIPHLKTLSITGGEPMMSKKSVQNYVLPLLKYAHARGVRTQINSNLTIEPERYLLIAPYLDVLHISHNWGTVDEFVETGFAMMERKPTYEQRAALFQRMIDNSKMLAEHGVMVSAETMLNKKTLPYLEHIHNQIINEMHCARHEVHPMYPSDFASSLSSLSLAETRAAIHHLLDVRDENTWMLFGTLPFYPCSTDEEDQKLLKRLRETKNVTVRNDPDGRSRLNVNIFTGDVIVTDFGDASALGNIAHDKLPAIFDKWMATDLAKSLNCHCPAVKCLGPNVLVKNMYYQHTTFTSGSAKL; from the coding sequence ATGACGACCTTACAAACAATTACACCCCACTTTGATCCATGGGAAGCGTATTTAGATGTCGAACAACATGGGCACATGACCCTATCAAATATTGAATTTACAACAACAACTCTTTGCAATATGCGTTGTGCACACTGTGCAGTCGGCTATACATTGCAAAATAAAGATCCGCAAGCCTTGCCAATGGAGTTGATTACAAAGCGCCTGGATGAAATTCCACACTTAAAAACGCTTAGCATTACTGGTGGCGAACCGATGATGTCGAAGAAATCCGTGCAAAATTATGTACTCCCCCTATTAAAATACGCACACGCACGTGGGGTTCGTACACAAATTAACTCGAACTTAACCATTGAGCCAGAACGTTATTTACTCATTGCCCCTTATTTAGATGTTTTACATATTTCACATAACTGGGGTACGGTGGATGAATTCGTTGAAACTGGTTTTGCTATGATGGAGCGAAAACCAACTTATGAACAGCGTGCGGCTTTGTTCCAACGCATGATTGATAACTCCAAAATGCTTGCGGAACACGGCGTTATGGTCTCTGCTGAAACAATGCTCAACAAAAAAACATTGCCTTACCTAGAGCATATTCACAATCAAATTATCAACGAAATGCACTGTGCTCGTCACGAAGTACATCCGATGTATCCATCAGACTTTGCCAGCTCACTAAGTTCACTGTCTCTAGCGGAAACTCGCGCTGCTATTCATCATTTACTTGATGTGCGTGATGAAAATACTTGGATGTTATTTGGTACGCTACCGTTTTATCCATGTAGTACCGATGAGGAAGATCAAAAACTATTAAAACGTTTACGCGAGACGAAAAACGTGACAGTGCGTAATGATCCAGATGGTCGTTCTCGACTAAACGTTAATATTTTTACAGGCGATGTAATCGTTACAGACTTTGGCGATGCATCAGCGCTTGGCAATATTGCTCACGATAAACTACCTGCAATTTTCGATAAATGGATGGCGACAGATTTAGCCAAATCATTAAACTGCCACTGTCCCGCTGTAAAATGCTTAGGTCCGAACGTCTTAGTAAAAAATATGTACTATCAGCACACTACCTTTACGAGTGGCTCAGCAAAACTTTAA
- a CDS encoding YjjG family noncanonical pyrimidine nucleotidase, with protein sequence MNKYEILLFDVDDTLLDFDLAENAALDRLFEQENIATTPEMIARYKEINESLWRAFERGEVTKNTLHNTRFSIALKEFGIEVDGEYFEAGFQKYLQEAHHYVDGAYELIAQLAGSYDLYVVSNGKTKTQNKRLADADLAKYFKGIFISEQTGYQKPMPAFFNYVFERIEGLDKDKTMIVGDSLTSDVKGGLLAGIDTCWFNIRNINNATDIQPHYEIKKLHELHLLLNQE encoded by the coding sequence TTGAATAAGTATGAGATACTATTATTTGATGTAGATGATACATTATTAGATTTTGATTTGGCTGAAAATGCAGCACTAGACCGTTTGTTTGAACAAGAAAATATTGCTACTACACCAGAGATGATTGCCCGCTATAAAGAAATTAATGAGTCCTTGTGGCGTGCCTTTGAACGAGGCGAAGTAACAAAAAATACATTACATAATACTCGCTTCTCCATCGCGTTAAAGGAATTTGGTATAGAGGTAGACGGAGAATATTTTGAAGCAGGTTTCCAAAAGTACTTGCAGGAAGCGCATCATTATGTTGATGGCGCCTATGAGCTTATTGCACAGCTTGCGGGTAGTTATGATTTATATGTCGTTTCGAATGGTAAGACGAAGACGCAAAATAAACGATTAGCAGATGCAGATTTAGCAAAGTACTTTAAAGGGATTTTTATTTCAGAGCAAACAGGCTATCAGAAACCGATGCCAGCTTTTTTCAATTATGTTTTTGAGCGTATCGAGGGATTAGATAAAGACAAGACCATGATTGTTGGCGATTCGCTAACATCGGATGTTAAAGGTGGTTTGCTAGCAGGAATTGATACGTGTTGGTTTAACATTCGTAATATTAACAATGCAACGGATATTCAACCTCATTATGAAATTAAAAAATTGCACGAGTTGCATTTGTTATTAAATCAAGAATAA
- a CDS encoding S-layer homology domain-containing protein: MKGIFQKTMLITLLGASIACPMQASAYDEPTNYVHMKTENMTVYSAYGATISATEKNGVYSIKANIVNNRQPLEVVIFKNGQTGVLQQVFKKGITEPVAYRDEGDRVVATIHNNAELKFVHPEQIYFRDLTRATGSSYIQTLAERGIIRGRTPDYFGVNDALTRAQFSALLVRAFSFQQMPTKQFTDIDQKKSWYVGHVGALHSLGIINGKSPTIFDPNGKITRQQAILMLGRTLDAVDFVHEDEPTLPYEDSRAFQGELLRHTQTLYAIGALDDSATLRPNDYITRSQFAKMLAVTLQVAGRL, encoded by the coding sequence ATGAAAGGAATTTTTCAAAAAACAATGTTAATAACACTGTTGGGGGCGTCTATAGCTTGCCCGATGCAAGCATCTGCCTATGACGAACCGACGAATTACGTACATATGAAAACGGAAAATATGACAGTATATTCCGCTTATGGTGCGACCATTTCTGCAACTGAAAAAAATGGAGTTTATAGCATCAAGGCGAATATTGTCAATAATCGTCAACCGCTTGAGGTTGTCATTTTTAAAAATGGTCAAACTGGCGTGCTACAGCAAGTGTTTAAAAAGGGAATTACAGAGCCTGTTGCCTATCGAGATGAAGGGGACCGTGTTGTTGCAACCATTCATAATAATGCAGAGCTGAAATTTGTGCACCCTGAACAAATCTATTTCCGAGATCTAACAAGAGCAACAGGTAGTAGCTATATCCAAACTTTGGCGGAGCGCGGTATTATTCGAGGGCGCACACCTGATTATTTTGGTGTAAACGATGCTTTAACACGTGCACAGTTTAGTGCCTTACTCGTTCGTGCATTTAGCTTCCAGCAGATGCCAACAAAACAGTTTACAGATATAGACCAAAAAAAATCGTGGTACGTTGGTCATGTAGGTGCCTTGCATTCGTTAGGTATTATAAATGGCAAATCGCCAACTATTTTTGATCCGAATGGCAAAATTACACGCCAACAGGCAATTTTAATGCTCGGACGTACATTGGATGCTGTTGATTTTGTGCATGAAGATGAACCGACATTACCTTATGAAGATAGTCGTGCATTCCAAGGAGAGCTACTGCGTCACACGCAAACACTCTATGCGATTGGCGCGCTAGATGATAGTGCAACACTGCGTCCAAACGACTATATAACTCGAAGTCAATTTGCGAAAATGCTAGCAGTAACTTTACAAGTTGCAGGTAGATTATAA
- the nikA gene encoding nickel ABC transporter substrate-binding protein, which produces MRKLSSFLLIFALSILAACGNSEDKKQSTSSNPKSVLTMSWVKDIGQVNPHMYAPNELFAQAMLYDPLVSYGEDGKIQPALATSWEMATDGKSYTFTLRDDVMYSDGSKLTAENVKRNIDTVVENSAAHSWLEVVAVIDNVEIVDERQVKINLKEPYYPFLQELSLIRPLRMLADSGFPESGTTKDGIAKPIGSGPWILTDYQQDSFAEFTRNENYWGEKPKLKKVIVKIIPDAQARMMALEKGDIDLIFGSGQLAPAEYQALQKTGKYQTMISEPSSTRILSFNTTYGVTQDKNVRLALQHAFDRQTMIDYVLNGLEQEAYTLFAPGFPFSDIKLEHYTYNIEKATQLLEDAGWALESGATFRTKNGQTLTLVIPYNSGDQVHKTIFEYLQSAWREIGVEVQLIGEEDQLFKMRSKTGQYNLIMNDTWGVPYDPHMYIRTMTGDKQIGYYAQKGLAVSEQLTANIGKVIRSTDEGQRRALYESIFQTIHEEAIFMPLSYRTNYLVANNELANLSFSKQQYEVPLKNFEVK; this is translated from the coding sequence ATGAGAAAATTGTCTAGTTTCCTACTTATCTTCGCATTGAGTATATTAGCTGCATGCGGAAATTCAGAGGATAAAAAACAAAGCACAAGTAGCAACCCAAAAAGTGTACTGACCATGTCTTGGGTCAAAGATATAGGTCAAGTTAATCCACATATGTATGCTCCAAATGAACTGTTTGCACAAGCCATGCTATATGATCCATTAGTGAGCTATGGAGAAGATGGAAAAATACAACCGGCGCTCGCAACGTCGTGGGAAATGGCTACAGATGGTAAAAGTTATACTTTTACATTACGTGATGATGTAATGTATTCAGATGGTTCGAAGCTAACTGCAGAAAATGTAAAAAGAAATATTGATACCGTTGTCGAAAATAGTGCTGCACATAGCTGGCTAGAAGTTGTTGCTGTTATTGATAACGTGGAAATAGTGGATGAACGACAAGTTAAAATCAATTTAAAAGAACCTTATTATCCATTTTTGCAAGAATTATCACTGATTCGTCCACTGCGTATGTTAGCAGATAGTGGTTTCCCAGAGAGTGGCACGACAAAGGATGGGATAGCAAAGCCGATTGGTTCAGGCCCGTGGATTTTAACTGACTATCAGCAAGATAGCTTTGCAGAGTTTACACGAAACGAAAATTATTGGGGAGAAAAACCAAAGTTAAAAAAAGTAATCGTCAAAATTATTCCTGATGCACAAGCGCGAATGATGGCGCTAGAAAAAGGGGATATTGATTTAATTTTTGGTAGTGGGCAACTTGCACCTGCGGAATACCAAGCGTTACAAAAAACGGGAAAATATCAAACAATGATTTCCGAGCCATCTTCTACAAGAATTTTATCATTCAATACTACGTATGGAGTGACGCAGGATAAAAATGTAAGACTAGCATTGCAACACGCCTTTGACCGACAAACAATGATTGATTATGTATTGAACGGCTTAGAGCAAGAAGCCTATACATTATTTGCACCAGGTTTTCCATTTAGTGATATCAAACTAGAACATTATACTTACAACATAGAGAAAGCGACACAACTGCTAGAGGATGCAGGCTGGGCGTTAGAAAGCGGTGCTACATTCCGCACAAAAAATGGGCAAACATTAACGTTAGTAATACCGTATAACAGCGGTGACCAAGTGCATAAGACCATTTTCGAATATTTACAAAGTGCATGGCGTGAAATAGGCGTAGAAGTCCAGTTGATTGGAGAAGAAGATCAACTTTTCAAAATGCGTAGTAAAACAGGTCAATACAACTTGATTATGAATGATACATGGGGAGTACCCTATGATCCGCATATGTATATACGCACAATGACAGGTGACAAGCAAATCGGTTATTACGCACAAAAAGGATTGGCCGTTTCAGAGCAACTGACAGCGAATATAGGGAAAGTAATTCGTTCAACAGACGAAGGACAACGGCGAGCATTGTACGAGTCCATTTTTCAAACAATTCATGAGGAAGCCATTTTCATGCCGTTATCGTACCGTACAAATTATTTAGTTGCGAATAATGAGTTAGCTAATTTGTCATTCTCGAAGCAACAGTATGAAGTCCCTCTAAAAAATTTTGAGGTGAAGTAA
- a CDS encoding ABC transporter permease, whose amino-acid sequence MGRFLAKRLGSMLLAFFGMTIIAFGLIRVIPVDPVEAYFTMNQIPISEEALASMREEEGYNRPLLVQYSTWLVDAMTLDFGESFVSKKSVTAEILQRFHVTLTLAATAFIMIVTVSLTVGIWSATKRGGFIDWLSRSFIFTLASMPSFWLAFVFVYIVALKWGLLPLMGWGSFAHVILPAGTLALGFIPYYIRLIRSSMLEEINKPHVVFARARGVKESVIIRRHVVKGILPQLVTSLAMTCGGLLGGAAIIEIVFTISGVGRFVVESMFARDYFVLQGFIVMIGGLYIVFNFVADLLCALVDPRVRLKGDGA is encoded by the coding sequence ATGGGGCGATTTTTAGCGAAGCGATTGGGTAGTATGTTACTGGCGTTTTTTGGTATGACCATTATAGCATTTGGGTTAATTCGTGTTATTCCAGTAGATCCAGTGGAAGCCTATTTTACAATGAATCAAATTCCAATATCAGAAGAAGCACTTGCATCCATGCGTGAGGAAGAGGGCTATAATCGTCCCTTACTCGTGCAATATAGTACTTGGTTGGTGGATGCTATGACGTTGGATTTTGGTGAATCATTTGTATCGAAAAAGTCAGTAACAGCAGAAATTTTGCAACGTTTTCATGTCACGCTGACACTTGCAGCAACCGCCTTTATTATGATTGTTACGGTTAGTTTGACGGTTGGTATTTGGTCTGCTACTAAGCGAGGTGGGTTTATCGATTGGCTTAGTCGTTCGTTTATTTTTACACTCGCATCTATGCCGAGCTTCTGGCTTGCTTTTGTTTTTGTCTATATCGTGGCATTAAAATGGGGATTGCTTCCTCTAATGGGGTGGGGTAGTTTTGCACATGTCATTTTGCCTGCTGGAACGCTTGCACTCGGTTTTATTCCTTACTACATTCGGCTCATTCGATCCAGCATGCTGGAAGAAATCAATAAACCACATGTAGTCTTTGCAAGAGCCCGCGGTGTGAAAGAGTCGGTCATTATACGGAGGCATGTTGTGAAAGGGATTTTACCACAGCTCGTTACCTCGCTTGCTATGACATGTGGTGGATTGCTTGGGGGAGCGGCTATTATTGAAATTGTTTTTACAATATCAGGAGTAGGACGATTTGTTGTAGAGTCGATGTTTGCTAGAGATTATTTTGTGCTACAAGGCTTTATCGTAATGATTGGTGGGCTTTACATCGTCTTTAATTTTGTTGCAGATCTATTGTGTGCACTTGTTGATCCAAGGGTAAGGTTAAAAGGAGACGGAGCATAA